The Xanthomonas indica genome has a segment encoding these proteins:
- the fusA gene encoding elongation factor G, whose amino-acid sequence MNTNTLSRWRNLGIIAHIDAGKTTLTERLLWAAGAIHRLGEVHDGAATTDFSDIERARGISIGAAAVQVQWAPAGQPTHRLTLIDTPGHIDFAIEVERSLRVLDGAVAVFSAVDGVQPQSETVWRQARRHGVPMLAFVNKMDRAGASFDGVLAQLRSKLDATVWAVGVPLPGDSGFDGWSDLVGGRLLTWDDAGQLHTRAWHAEEAAAFAEAREQLIAAVAEHDEALAQAYLEERAIDAELLRGALRRATLAGAGVPVLAGSAFKRKGIEPLLDAIVDWLPSPLDRPPVAARADADGDAGGEGGHETLLAPDPSGPLAALVFKFAHTAQGPLAFVRVYSGTLRVGDTVWTSHARRPRRVGRLAVVQAQRTHDVAQAEAGEIVAVLGWKDAVSGETLSGVQARWVLERIRTQPPVLAWRLGAANAAELVRLGQGLARLAQEDPSFRVDSDPETGEAVIWGMGELHLEVMVERLRSEWHVDVRTGAPRVAYQETPRAAALGVAARLSKQNGGQGQFAQVVLDVLPRADGAVTFVDRSRGGVVPKTFVAATEKGARAALAQGPLGHPVVGVEVVLVDGQAHAVDSSDLAFQRAASDAVKAALAQVGTQLLEPVMAVAIDTPAHSVGDVLGDLQRREGRVVAIEERGARAEVVAQAPLAQLQAYATALRSLTQGRASASMTFDGYAPVKAA is encoded by the coding sequence ATGAACACGAACACCCTTTCCCGCTGGCGCAACCTCGGCATCATCGCCCACATCGACGCCGGCAAGACCACCCTCACCGAACGCCTGTTGTGGGCCGCCGGTGCGATCCATCGTCTCGGCGAAGTCCACGATGGCGCCGCCACCACCGACTTCTCGGACATCGAACGCGCGCGCGGCATCAGCATCGGCGCGGCCGCGGTGCAGGTGCAGTGGGCGCCGGCCGGGCAGCCGACGCATCGCCTGACCCTGATCGACACCCCCGGACACATCGATTTTGCGATCGAGGTGGAACGCTCGCTGCGCGTGCTCGACGGCGCGGTCGCGGTGTTCTCCGCGGTCGACGGCGTGCAGCCGCAATCCGAGACCGTGTGGCGGCAGGCACGCCGCCACGGCGTGCCGATGCTCGCGTTCGTCAACAAGATGGACCGTGCCGGCGCGTCGTTCGACGGTGTGCTGGCGCAGTTGCGCAGCAAGCTCGACGCGACGGTCTGGGCGGTCGGCGTGCCGTTGCCGGGCGACTCCGGCTTCGACGGCTGGAGCGACCTGGTCGGCGGCCGCCTGCTGACCTGGGACGACGCGGGGCAACTGCACACGCGCGCCTGGCATGCCGAGGAGGCGGCCGCGTTCGCGGAGGCGCGCGAGCAGTTGATCGCCGCGGTGGCCGAACACGACGAGGCGCTGGCGCAGGCCTATCTCGAGGAGCGCGCGATCGACGCCGAGCTGCTGCGCGGCGCCTTGCGCCGGGCCACCCTGGCCGGCGCCGGCGTGCCGGTGCTGGCCGGGTCGGCGTTCAAGCGCAAGGGCATCGAGCCGTTGCTGGACGCGATCGTCGACTGGTTGCCGTCGCCGCTGGACCGCCCGCCGGTGGCTGCACGGGCCGACGCCGACGGCGATGCCGGTGGCGAAGGCGGACACGAGACGTTGCTCGCGCCGGATCCGTCCGGCCCGCTGGCGGCGCTGGTGTTCAAGTTCGCGCATACCGCGCAGGGCCCGCTGGCGTTCGTGCGTGTGTACTCGGGCACCTTGCGCGTCGGCGACACGGTGTGGACGTCGCATGCGCGGCGTCCGCGCCGGGTCGGGCGGCTGGCGGTGGTGCAGGCGCAGCGCACCCACGACGTGGCGCAGGCCGAGGCCGGCGAGATCGTCGCCGTGCTCGGCTGGAAGGACGCGGTCAGCGGCGAGACGCTCAGCGGCGTGCAGGCGCGGTGGGTGCTGGAACGCATCCGCACGCAGCCGCCGGTGCTGGCGTGGCGGCTCGGCGCGGCCAATGCGGCCGAGCTGGTGCGGCTGGGTCAGGGCCTGGCGCGGCTGGCGCAGGAGGATCCGTCCTTCCGCGTCGACAGCGATCCGGAGACCGGCGAGGCGGTGATCTGGGGCATGGGCGAGTTGCACCTGGAGGTGATGGTGGAGCGCTTGCGCAGCGAGTGGCACGTGGACGTGCGCACCGGTGCGCCGCGCGTGGCCTACCAGGAAACGCCGCGTGCGGCCGCGCTGGGCGTGGCCGCACGGCTGTCCAAGCAGAACGGCGGCCAGGGCCAGTTCGCGCAGGTGGTGCTGGACGTGCTGCCGCGCGCGGACGGCGCGGTGACCTTCGTCGACCGCAGCCGCGGCGGCGTCGTGCCGAAGACCTTCGTCGCCGCCACCGAGAAAGGCGCGCGTGCGGCGCTGGCGCAAGGCCCGCTCGGCCATCCGGTGGTCGGTGTGGAGGTGGTGCTGGTCGATGGCCAGGCGCATGCGGTGGATTCGTCGGACCTGGCGTTCCAGCGCGCGGCGTCGGACGCGGTGAAGGCGGCGCTGGCGCAGGTCGGCACGCAGTTGCTGGAGCCGGTGATGGCGGTGGCGATCGACACGCCCGCGCACAGCGTCGGCGACGTGCTCGGCGATCTGCAGCGGCGCGAGGGACGCGTCGTGGCGATCGAAGAGCGTGGCGCCCGCGCCGAGGTCGTGGCGCAGGCGCCGCTGGCGCAACTGCAGGCCTATGCCACTGCGTTGCGCTCGCTGACCCAGGGACGGGCATCGGCGAGCATGACCTTCGACGGCTATGCGCCGGTCAAGGCCGCGTGA
- a CDS encoding aldose epimerase family protein: MSSLFGHLPDGTAIQRVVLDSGDGLRAELLTYGGLLRSLRLRGAHGETELVLGLPTLQDYLQDPAYLGVLVGRFGNRIAGSAFTVDGRHYAVTANEGANHLHGGALGFGRRVWTVLAQTERTLQLRYDSPAGEEGYPGNVAVEATYRVDGRCLSVEFVAQTDAPTPLNLTHHPYFNLAGDAAVPAAAQWLRVPADRYLPVRDAALLPRGEVAAVAGTPFDFRQARAIADKDIAADPQLTLSAGYDHCLVLADGHDCTALLYSPHSGVAVRIASPMPAVQLYEGQGLDRQHPALGRGICLEPQGYPDAPNQPGFPDCILRPGEVYRHRIVYRFADVGRDAAWAAVEAALAEQGGG, from the coding sequence ATGTCCTCGCTCTTCGGTCATCTTCCCGACGGTACTGCCATCCAGCGCGTGGTCCTGGACAGCGGCGACGGCCTGCGTGCCGAACTGCTGACCTACGGTGGCCTGTTGCGCAGCCTGCGCCTGCGCGGCGCGCATGGCGAGACCGAGCTGGTGCTAGGCCTGCCGACGCTGCAGGACTACCTGCAGGATCCGGCCTACCTGGGCGTGCTGGTCGGGCGCTTCGGCAACCGCATCGCCGGCTCGGCCTTCACCGTCGATGGCCGGCACTACGCGGTCACCGCCAACGAGGGCGCCAATCACCTGCATGGCGGCGCGCTGGGCTTCGGCCGCCGGGTGTGGACGGTGCTGGCGCAGACCGAGCGCACGCTGCAGTTGCGCTACGACTCGCCGGCGGGCGAGGAGGGCTACCCGGGCAACGTCGCGGTGGAGGCGACCTACCGCGTCGACGGCCGCTGCCTGAGCGTCGAATTCGTCGCGCAGACCGATGCGCCGACCCCACTCAATCTCACCCATCACCCCTATTTCAACCTGGCCGGCGACGCCGCGGTGCCCGCCGCGGCGCAGTGGTTGCGGGTGCCGGCCGACCGCTACCTGCCGGTGCGCGATGCCGCGCTGTTGCCGCGTGGCGAGGTCGCCGCGGTGGCCGGCACGCCGTTCGATTTCCGCCAGGCGCGCGCCATCGCCGACAAGGACATCGCCGCCGATCCGCAACTGACGCTCAGTGCCGGCTACGACCATTGCCTGGTGCTGGCCGACGGCCACGACTGCACCGCGCTGCTGTATTCGCCGCACAGCGGCGTGGCCGTGCGCATCGCCAGCCCGATGCCGGCCGTGCAGCTGTACGAGGGCCAGGGCCTGGACCGGCAGCATCCGGCGCTGGGCCGCGGCATCTGCCTGGAGCCACAGGGCTATCCGGACGCGCCGAACCAGCCGGGCTTTCCCGATTGCATCCTGCGTCCCGGGGAGGTCTACCGCCATCGCATCGTGTACCGGTTCGCCGACGTTGGCCGCGACGCGGCGTGGGCGGCGGTGGAGGCAGCGCTGGCGGAGCAGGGCGGCGGTTGA
- a CDS encoding membrane dipeptidase, whose protein sequence is MSKGWTRRQCLGAGAAGAVAGLLPGAAIASAAAADAGDADALYRRALVLDANALASIGQVFGGPDTPQLLQQLRDSGVSALKTTLGGAAGDFETAVQDIAAAQALVERYPQHFLKVLQPADLRRAKREGRVALIFSFESAAMLEDKPARIDLFRQLGVRVMQLTYNRTTPFGVGCLDGESGGVTALGRDAIARMNRLGVALDLSHSNLQTTRDGIALSQRPPVITHAGCAAVFAHPRNKQDAELRALAGKGGVMGVYMLPFLTEDSRQPHLADYMRHLQHALDVCGEDHVGIGTDSLFFPITEQDRRAFEADLVQRRRDGIGAPGENRLPYLPDANTPRKLERVADALLRQGYSARVADKVLGLNFERVFGEIWTV, encoded by the coding sequence ATGAGCAAGGGATGGACGCGGCGGCAATGCCTGGGCGCCGGTGCCGCGGGCGCAGTGGCCGGTTTGCTGCCAGGGGCCGCCATCGCCAGCGCCGCCGCTGCCGATGCGGGCGATGCCGATGCGCTGTACCGGCGCGCGCTGGTGCTCGACGCCAATGCGCTGGCCTCGATCGGGCAGGTGTTCGGCGGCCCGGATACGCCGCAGCTGCTGCAGCAATTGCGCGACTCCGGCGTGTCGGCGCTGAAGACCACGCTGGGCGGTGCGGCCGGCGACTTCGAGACCGCCGTGCAGGACATTGCCGCCGCGCAGGCGCTGGTCGAGCGTTATCCGCAGCACTTCCTCAAGGTGCTGCAACCGGCCGACCTGCGCCGCGCCAAGCGCGAGGGGCGCGTCGCGCTGATTTTTTCCTTCGAGTCGGCGGCGATGCTGGAGGACAAGCCCGCGCGCATCGATCTGTTCCGCCAGCTCGGTGTGCGGGTCATGCAACTCACCTACAACCGCACCACGCCGTTCGGCGTGGGCTGCCTGGACGGCGAGAGCGGCGGCGTCACCGCGCTCGGCCGCGACGCCATCGCGCGCATGAACCGGCTTGGGGTGGCGCTGGATCTGAGCCATTCCAACCTGCAGACCACCCGCGACGGCATCGCCCTGTCGCAGCGCCCGCCGGTCATCACCCACGCCGGCTGTGCCGCGGTGTTTGCGCATCCGCGCAACAAGCAGGACGCCGAGCTGCGCGCCCTGGCCGGCAAGGGTGGGGTCATGGGCGTCTACATGCTGCCGTTCCTGACCGAGGACAGCCGCCAACCGCACCTGGCCGACTACATGCGCCACCTGCAGCACGCGCTGGACGTGTGCGGCGAGGACCATGTCGGCATCGGCACCGATTCGCTGTTCTTCCCGATCACCGAGCAGGACCGGCGCGCGTTCGAGGCGGACCTGGTGCAGCGCCGCCGCGACGGCATCGGCGCCCCGGGCGAGAACCGGCTGCCCTATCTGCCCGACGCCAACACCCCGCGCAAGCTCGAACGCGTCGCCGACGCACTGCTGCGCCAGGGCTACAGCGCCCGCGTCGCCGACAAGGTGCTGGGCCTGAACTTCGAACGGGTCTTCGGCGAGATCTGGACCGTTTGA
- the ffh gene encoding signal recognition particle protein, translating into MFESLTQRLSGTMQRLRGRGRLTEENIREATREVRIALLEADVALPVVQALIERIKVRAVGQEVLKSLTPGQALIKVVRDELTAVMGSAASDLNLNVPAPAIVLMAGLQGAGKTTTVGKLAKHLKEKRKKKVMVVSADVYRPAAIEQLKTLAEQVGVLFFPSEASQKPVDIVRAAIADARKSFVDVLLVDTAGRLAIDAAMMEEIKALHAAITPAETLFVVDAMTGQDAANTAKAFSEALPLTGVVLTKTDGDARGGAALSVRYITGKPIKFIGVGEKPDGLDVFHPDRLASRILDMGDVLSLVEQVEHQVDKDKAQKLAEKVAKGKKFDLNDMRDQLEQMQNMGGLSGLMDKLPGMGQIPDHLKQQVAGNKDVPRMIAIIGSMTKKERRNPGLLNGSRRARIARGSGTQPADVNKLMKQYQQMEKMMSKMAGGGMKGLMRGMKGMLGGMGGRGGLPFR; encoded by the coding sequence ATGTTCGAATCCCTCACCCAACGCCTCTCCGGCACCATGCAGCGCCTGCGCGGCCGCGGTCGCCTGACCGAGGAGAACATCCGCGAAGCCACCCGCGAAGTGCGCATCGCGCTGCTCGAGGCCGACGTCGCCCTGCCGGTGGTGCAGGCGCTGATCGAGCGCATCAAGGTGCGCGCGGTCGGCCAGGAAGTGCTCAAGAGCCTGACCCCGGGCCAGGCGTTGATCAAGGTCGTGCGCGACGAGCTGACCGCGGTGATGGGCTCGGCCGCCAGCGACCTCAACCTCAACGTGCCGGCGCCGGCGATCGTGCTGATGGCGGGCCTGCAGGGCGCGGGCAAGACCACCACGGTCGGCAAGCTGGCCAAGCACCTGAAGGAAAAGCGCAAGAAGAAGGTGATGGTGGTGTCGGCCGACGTGTACCGCCCGGCCGCGATCGAGCAGCTCAAGACCCTGGCCGAGCAGGTCGGGGTGCTGTTCTTCCCGTCCGAGGCCTCGCAGAAGCCGGTGGACATCGTTCGCGCCGCCATCGCCGACGCGCGCAAGTCCTTCGTCGACGTGCTGCTGGTGGATACCGCCGGCCGCCTGGCCATCGACGCGGCGATGATGGAGGAGATCAAGGCGCTGCATGCGGCGATCACCCCGGCCGAGACCCTGTTCGTGGTCGACGCGATGACCGGCCAGGACGCGGCCAACACCGCCAAGGCGTTCAGCGAGGCGCTGCCGTTGACCGGCGTGGTGCTGACCAAGACCGACGGCGACGCCCGTGGCGGCGCCGCGCTGAGCGTGCGCTACATCACCGGCAAGCCGATCAAGTTCATCGGCGTCGGCGAGAAGCCCGACGGCCTGGACGTGTTCCACCCCGATCGCCTGGCCAGCCGCATCCTCGACATGGGCGACGTGCTGTCGCTGGTCGAGCAGGTCGAGCACCAGGTCGACAAGGACAAGGCGCAGAAGCTGGCCGAGAAGGTCGCCAAGGGCAAGAAGTTCGACCTCAACGACATGCGCGACCAGCTCGAGCAGATGCAGAACATGGGCGGCCTGTCCGGGCTGATGGACAAGCTGCCGGGCATGGGCCAGATCCCCGACCATCTCAAGCAGCAGGTCGCCGGCAACAAGGACGTGCCGCGGATGATCGCCATCATCGGTTCGATGACCAAGAAGGAGCGGCGCAACCCGGGCTTGCTCAACGGCTCGCGCCGCGCGCGCATCGCCCGCGGCTCCGGCACCCAGCCGGCCGACGTCAACAAGCTGATGAAGCAGTATCAGCAGATGGAAAAGATGATGAGCAAGATGGCCGGCGGCGGCATGAAGGGCCTGATGCGCGGCATGAAGGGCATGCTCGGCGGCATGGGCGGCCGCGGCGGCCTGCCGTTCCGCTGA
- the ccsA gene encoding cytochrome c biogenesis protein CcsA has product MLITVLATLLYLAATGLLIAAVVRDRVDRSRAWLWPALPAVALHAGYHVQVALHTAGGPDMHFFAALSLVSLGMALMTTLVGASGRMAALGVVVFPLSAALLLAYHGYGHEPAPVLDWRLQLHAWLALLAYATLGIAALLAVMLWLQERALRRRDFHPWLRALPPLTALETLLFRTIVVGFILLTLTLLTGVLFVQDFLAQRLVHKTVLSVLSWIVFGALLFGRWRYGWRGVKAVHWTLAAMVLLLLSFFGSKFVIELVLGHAQ; this is encoded by the coding sequence ATGCTCATCACCGTCCTCGCCACCCTGCTGTACCTGGCCGCCACCGGCCTGCTGATCGCCGCGGTGGTGCGCGACCGGGTGGACCGCAGCCGCGCCTGGCTGTGGCCGGCGCTGCCGGCAGTGGCGCTGCACGCCGGCTATCACGTGCAGGTCGCCCTGCACACCGCTGGCGGACCGGACATGCATTTCTTCGCCGCGCTGTCGCTGGTCAGCCTGGGCATGGCGCTGATGACCACGCTGGTCGGCGCCAGCGGGCGCATGGCCGCACTGGGCGTGGTGGTGTTCCCGCTGTCGGCGGCGCTGCTGCTGGCCTACCACGGCTATGGCCACGAGCCGGCGCCGGTGCTGGACTGGCGACTGCAGCTGCATGCCTGGCTGGCGCTGCTGGCCTACGCCACGCTGGGCATCGCCGCCCTGCTGGCAGTGATGCTGTGGCTGCAGGAACGCGCGCTGCGGCGCCGCGACTTCCATCCCTGGCTGCGCGCGCTGCCGCCGCTGACCGCGCTGGAGACGCTGCTGTTCCGCACCATCGTGGTCGGCTTCATCCTGCTGACCCTGACCCTGCTGACCGGGGTGCTGTTCGTGCAGGATTTCCTGGCGCAGCGGCTGGTGCACAAGACCGTGCTCAGCGTGCTGTCGTGGATCGTGTTCGGCGCGCTGCTGTTCGGCCGCTGGCGCTACGGCTGGCGCGGGGTCAAGGCGGTGCACTGGACCCTGGCGGCAATGGTGCTCCTGCTGCTGTCGTTCTTCGGCAGCAAGTTCGTGATCGAACTGGTGCTGGGGCACGCGCAGTAG
- a CDS encoding glycosyl hydrolase family 28-related protein translates to MAALAGVDVAGANANPNTTQAAAPSSPIVNVKDFGAVGDGASNDQPAIQAALDSVGTDGGYVFFPKGSYRVDAPLFVKSKVNSAAGFVVAGAGQNCAIRAGDNFPANVALVYVLGGNAALFDLGLDGMNRAQNGVEYAYSAPDRPDDRTILIRGVAFSRFLSNGFHCVGGEGYQIRECFFNSIGDYAVYNRDGGINSFVEGNYMLGCGGVYLGSTSAQPEGVRIVNNTILASAGSGIGVYVDRGMEINISHNVIDQVKVASVQVTNNSSYVKCIGNWLSGQPGTVVCSLSQDANSITFADNTFEGGDFQLSVVSDTVGRIHDITVHNNIFNNTRDTAMFFNNISRVSIIGNHCRSSGKESLFWGGGQYGVAMGNVLWKGPNAAAGLVQNTNIGW, encoded by the coding sequence GTGGCCGCGCTCGCCGGCGTGGACGTCGCCGGCGCCAACGCCAATCCCAACACCACGCAGGCAGCGGCACCATCGTCCCCCATCGTCAACGTCAAGGATTTCGGCGCGGTCGGCGATGGTGCCAGCAACGACCAGCCGGCGATCCAGGCGGCCCTGGACAGCGTGGGCACCGATGGCGGCTACGTGTTCTTTCCCAAGGGCTCCTATCGGGTCGACGCGCCGCTGTTCGTGAAGAGCAAGGTCAACAGCGCGGCCGGTTTCGTGGTGGCCGGCGCGGGGCAGAACTGCGCCATTCGCGCCGGCGACAACTTCCCGGCCAACGTGGCCCTGGTCTACGTGCTCGGCGGCAATGCCGCACTGTTCGACCTGGGGCTGGATGGCATGAACCGCGCGCAGAACGGCGTGGAGTACGCGTACTCCGCACCGGATCGTCCGGACGACCGCACCATCCTGATCCGCGGCGTGGCGTTCTCGCGGTTCCTGTCCAACGGCTTCCACTGCGTCGGCGGCGAGGGCTACCAGATCCGCGAGTGTTTCTTCAATTCCATCGGCGACTACGCGGTCTACAACCGCGACGGCGGCATCAATTCGTTCGTCGAGGGCAACTACATGCTCGGCTGCGGGGGCGTCTATCTGGGGTCGACGTCGGCGCAGCCGGAAGGGGTCAGGATCGTCAACAACACCATTCTCGCCTCCGCCGGTTCGGGCATCGGCGTCTACGTCGACCGCGGCATGGAGATCAACATCTCGCACAACGTGATCGACCAGGTCAAGGTGGCCTCGGTGCAGGTCACCAACAACAGCTCCTACGTCAAATGCATCGGCAACTGGCTGTCGGGGCAACCCGGCACGGTGGTGTGCTCGTTGAGCCAGGACGCCAACTCGATCACCTTCGCCGACAACACCTTCGAAGGCGGCGACTTCCAGTTGTCGGTGGTTTCCGACACCGTCGGCCGCATCCACGACATCACCGTCCACAACAACATCTTCAACAACACGCGCGACACCGCGATGTTCTTCAACAACATCTCCAGAGTCAGTATCATCGGCAACCATTGCCGCTCAAGCGGCAAGGAATCGCTGTTCTGGGGTGGCGGCCAGTACGGCGTGGCGATGGGCAACGTGCTCTGGAAGGGCCCGAACGCCGCTGCCGGCTTGGTACAGAACACCAACATCGGGTGGTGA
- a CDS encoding DUF2314 domain-containing protein produces the protein MSEHAMYFTGDEDAAMQAAYIAARGTFKFFWRELSWEYRRIVPGLEMAAVKFAFATDAGDPEAPPFEHMWVGDVQFDGETVSGTLLNDPHDIASLQAGAEVALPFAELEDWMYVIGGKVYGGYTIDAQRREMAADERAEHDAAWGLEFGPPGQVQLVPSPTQAPDDGAAADAAAELSLREHPMSENIAPRIDENLRSHPEAVHARDGQGWTLLQRDALAGNYQPVALLLQHGADPSLRTPQGRTALELAQHMGWPRIVQLLQQAG, from the coding sequence ATGAGCGAGCATGCGATGTATTTCACCGGCGACGAGGACGCCGCGATGCAGGCGGCCTACATCGCCGCCCGCGGGACGTTCAAGTTCTTCTGGCGCGAACTGTCCTGGGAGTACCGGCGCATCGTGCCGGGGCTGGAAATGGCGGCGGTCAAGTTCGCATTCGCGACCGATGCCGGCGATCCCGAGGCGCCGCCGTTCGAACACATGTGGGTCGGCGACGTGCAGTTCGATGGCGAGACCGTCTCCGGCACGCTGCTCAACGATCCGCACGACATCGCGTCGCTGCAGGCCGGCGCCGAGGTGGCCTTGCCGTTCGCCGAACTGGAGGACTGGATGTACGTCATCGGCGGCAAGGTCTATGGCGGCTACACCATCGACGCGCAGCGGCGCGAGATGGCGGCCGACGAGCGCGCAGAACACGATGCGGCCTGGGGACTGGAATTCGGTCCGCCCGGGCAGGTGCAGCTGGTGCCGTCGCCGACGCAGGCGCCGGACGACGGCGCCGCCGCCGACGCGGCTGCCGAACTGTCGCTGCGCGAGCACCCGATGAGCGAGAACATTGCGCCGCGCATCGACGAGAATCTGCGCAGCCACCCCGAGGCGGTGCATGCGCGTGACGGGCAGGGCTGGACGCTGTTGCAGCGCGACGCGCTGGCCGGCAACTACCAGCCGGTGGCGTTGCTGCTGCAGCATGGCGCCGACCCGTCGCTGCGCACGCCGCAGGGACGGACGGCGCTGGAGTTGGCGCAGCACATGGGCTGGCCGCGCATCGTGCAGTTGTTGCAGCAGGCCGGCTGA
- a CDS encoding alpha-L-arabinofuranosidase C-terminal domain-containing protein — MRSPRFLKQRAARWRRLPLIAATFGLALAATLARAADVEVRGTLRADRPGPAVSRHLFGQFAEHLGTGIYGGVWVGPDSTIPNTRGYRNDVVAALKALNVPDIRWPGGCFADEYHWRDGIGPRSQRPTSVNTHWGGVEEPNSFGTHEFMDFTELLGTQAYVAGNVGDAAPDEMAQWVEYMTAPTRSTLAEQRRRNDRQAPWKVPFFGVGNELWGCGGNMRAEYAADVFRRYQTFVKAPADQKIMKIAPGPSDADYHWTEVMMREATKFMDGLSLHYYTIPGGWPPRASSTSFDEAAWIETLSRTLLMDELITKHSAIMDKYDPDKKVALVVDEWGTWYKGLPDVNPGFLRQQNTLRDALVASLNLDIFVQHADRVRMANIAQMVNVLQAMILTDGDKMLLTPTYHVFMLYKPYQDATALPLQITTPDYRHAGYTVPAVHGSAVRAKDGHVYVALTNLDPNRSANVAVQVDGVQARGVAGQILTAPTIDALNTFAQPQAVRPAAFDGAHVRGDTLQVALPAKAIVMLKLQ, encoded by the coding sequence ATGCGTTCGCCCCGTTTCCTGAAGCAACGTGCGGCGCGGTGGCGGCGGCTGCCGCTGATCGCCGCGACGTTCGGCCTGGCACTGGCCGCCACGCTGGCGCGGGCCGCCGACGTCGAGGTGCGCGGCACCTTGCGTGCCGACCGCCCTGGCCCCGCGGTGTCGCGCCACCTGTTCGGGCAGTTCGCCGAGCACCTGGGCACCGGCATCTACGGCGGCGTCTGGGTCGGCCCGGACTCGACGATTCCCAACACCCGCGGCTACCGCAACGACGTGGTCGCCGCGCTGAAGGCACTGAACGTGCCGGACATTCGCTGGCCCGGCGGCTGCTTCGCCGACGAGTACCACTGGCGCGACGGCATCGGCCCGCGCAGCCAGCGCCCGACCAGCGTCAACACCCACTGGGGCGGCGTGGAGGAACCCAACAGCTTCGGCACCCACGAGTTCATGGACTTCACCGAACTACTCGGCACGCAGGCCTACGTGGCCGGCAACGTCGGCGACGCGGCGCCGGACGAGATGGCGCAGTGGGTGGAATACATGACCGCGCCCACCCGCTCGACCCTGGCCGAACAGCGCCGCCGCAACGACCGCCAGGCGCCGTGGAAGGTGCCGTTCTTCGGCGTCGGCAACGAGCTATGGGGCTGCGGCGGCAACATGCGCGCCGAGTACGCCGCCGACGTGTTCCGCCGCTACCAGACCTTCGTCAAGGCGCCGGCCGACCAGAAGATCATGAAGATCGCACCCGGCCCCAGCGATGCCGACTATCACTGGACCGAGGTGATGATGCGCGAGGCCACCAAGTTCATGGATGGCCTCAGCCTGCACTACTACACCATCCCCGGCGGCTGGCCGCCGCGCGCCTCCTCCACCAGCTTCGACGAGGCGGCCTGGATCGAGACGCTGTCGCGCACCCTCCTGATGGACGAGCTGATCACCAAGCACAGCGCGATCATGGACAAGTACGACCCGGACAAGAAGGTCGCGCTGGTGGTCGACGAATGGGGCACCTGGTACAAGGGCCTTCCGGACGTGAACCCGGGTTTCCTGCGCCAGCAGAACACCTTGCGCGACGCGCTGGTGGCCTCGCTCAACCTGGACATCTTCGTCCAGCATGCCGATCGCGTGCGCATGGCCAACATCGCGCAGATGGTCAACGTGCTGCAGGCGATGATCCTCACCGACGGCGACAAGATGCTGCTCACGCCGACCTATCACGTCTTCATGCTGTACAAGCCGTACCAGGACGCGACCGCGCTGCCGCTGCAGATCACGACGCCGGACTACCGGCATGCCGGCTACACGGTACCGGCGGTGCACGGCTCGGCGGTGCGGGCCAAGGACGGGCACGTGTACGTGGCGCTGACCAATCTGGACCCCAACCGCAGCGCCAACGTCGCAGTCCAGGTCGATGGCGTGCAGGCGCGCGGCGTCGCTGGGCAGATCCTGACCGCCCCGACCATCGACGCGCTCAACACCTTCGCCCAGCCGCAGGCGGTGCGCCCGGCCGCGTTCGACGGCGCCCACGTGCGCGGCGATACGTTGCAGGTGGCGCTGCCGGCCAAGGCGATCGTGATGCTGAAGCTGCAGTAG